In a single window of the Pseudophryne corroboree isolate aPseCor3 unplaced genomic scaffold, aPseCor3.hap2 scaffold_868, whole genome shotgun sequence genome:
- the LOC135043502 gene encoding zinc finger protein OZF-like isoform X1 — protein MMENHRPLTSLDGPSNRDTPERCPRPLYSQDCTEENHRTPQEDQVEHLSDIKTEDIEGEETYVTDIKAEDIKGEEETYVTDMKAEDIEGEEETYVNDIKAEDIEGEEETYVTDIKAEDTEGEEETYVRGDQQCKEEEIPTDISTADGHTSRNISEGHLMLSPDCDIKDNDSRQDSPGDNPIIPIIHPALSADPPDPGKCSPDHSDIGASVTALTVDTVFPCSIDAKCFTQKTKLITHHPAKAGERPFPCSECGKCFTYKSALVTHQRRHTGEKPFLCSECGKCFLSKAHLVSHQETHTGEKPFPCSECGNFFTHKSALVIHQRTHTGERPFPCSECGKCFAQKSNLFTHQRTHTGEKLIPCSECGKCFTRKSELVTHHRSHTGEKPFPCSECGKCFTGKSALVRHQRTHTGESPFLCSECQKCFAQKSDLVAHQRSHTGESPFLCSECQKCFAQKSDLVAHQRSHTGERPFPCSECGKCFIQKSNLFTHQRTHTGEKPFPCSECGKCFTRKSKLVIHHRSHTGEKPFPCSECGECFTGKSALVRHQRTHTCEKPFPCSECEK, from the exons atgatggagaatcaccggcccctcacatcactgg atgggcccagtaacagagataccccagagagatgtccccgtcctctgtattcccaggattgtacagaggagaatcacaggaccccacaggaggatcag gtagaacatctgtctgatattaaaacagaagatatagagggagaagagacgtatgtgactgatataaaggcagaagatataaagggagaagaagagacgtatgtgactgatatgaaggcagaagatatagagggagaagaagagacgtatgtgaatgatataaaggcagaagatatagagggagaagaagagacgtatgtgactgatataaaggcagaagatacagagggagaagaagagacgtatgtgaggggtgatcaacagtgtaaggaggaggaaatccctacagatatcagcacag cagatggacacacaagcaggaatatctcagaaggacatcttatgttatccccggattgtgacataaaagataatgacagtagacaggattctccaggagataaccccattatcccaattatacatccagctctatcagctgatccccctgatcctgggaaatgttctcctgatcactctgatattggtgcatctgttacagctctgacagtagatacagtgtttccctgttctatagatgccaaatgttttacacagaaaacaaagcttattacccatcatccagctaaggcaggtgagaggccatttccatgttctgagtgtgggaaatgttttacatacaaatcagctcttgttacacatcagagaaggcacacaggtgagaaaccatttctatgttctgagtgtggaaaatgttttttaagtaaagcacatctagtttcacatcaggaaactcacacaggtgagaagccatttccatgttctgagtgtggaaatttttttacacataaatcagctcttgttatacatcaaagaactcacacaggtgagaggccatttccatgttctgagtgtgggaaatgttttgcacagaaatcaaatctttttacacatcagagaactcacacaggtgagaaactaattccatgttctgagtgtgggaaatgttttacccgaaaatcagaacttgttacacatcatcgaagtcacacaggtgagaaaccatttccatgttctgagtgtggaaaatgtttcacagggaaatcagctcttgttagacatcaaagaactcacacaggtgagagtccatttctatgttctgagtgtcagaaatgttttgcacagaaatcagatcttgttgcacatcaaagaagtcacacaggtgagagtccatttctatgttctgagtgtcagaaatgttttgcacagaaatcagatcttgttgcacatcaaagaagtcacacaggtgagaggccatttccatgctctgagtgtgggaaatgttttatacagaaatcaaatctttttacacatcagagaactcatacaggtgagaaaccatttccatgctctgagtgtgggaaatgttttacccgaaaatcaaaacttgttatacatcatcgaagtcacacaggtgagaaaccatttccatgttctgagtgtggagaaTGTTTCAcagggaaatcagctcttgttagacatcaaagaactcacacatgtgagaaaccatttccatgttctgagtgtgagaagtaA
- the LOC135043502 gene encoding zinc finger protein OZF-like isoform X2: MMENHRPLTSLDGPSNRDTPERCPRPLYSQDCTEENHRTPQEDQVEHLSDIKTEDIEGEETYVTDIKAEDIKGEEETYVTDMKAEDIEGEEETYVNDIKAEDIEGEEETYVTDIKAEDTEGEEETYVRGDQQCKEEEIPTDISTDGHTSRNISEGHLMLSPDCDIKDNDSRQDSPGDNPIIPIIHPALSADPPDPGKCSPDHSDIGASVTALTVDTVFPCSIDAKCFTQKTKLITHHPAKAGERPFPCSECGKCFTYKSALVTHQRRHTGEKPFLCSECGKCFLSKAHLVSHQETHTGEKPFPCSECGNFFTHKSALVIHQRTHTGERPFPCSECGKCFAQKSNLFTHQRTHTGEKLIPCSECGKCFTRKSELVTHHRSHTGEKPFPCSECGKCFTGKSALVRHQRTHTGESPFLCSECQKCFAQKSDLVAHQRSHTGESPFLCSECQKCFAQKSDLVAHQRSHTGERPFPCSECGKCFIQKSNLFTHQRTHTGEKPFPCSECGKCFTRKSKLVIHHRSHTGEKPFPCSECGECFTGKSALVRHQRTHTCEKPFPCSECEK; encoded by the exons atgatggagaatcaccggcccctcacatcactgg atgggcccagtaacagagataccccagagagatgtccccgtcctctgtattcccaggattgtacagaggagaatcacaggaccccacaggaggatcag gtagaacatctgtctgatattaaaacagaagatatagagggagaagagacgtatgtgactgatataaaggcagaagatataaagggagaagaagagacgtatgtgactgatatgaaggcagaagatatagagggagaagaagagacgtatgtgaatgatataaaggcagaagatatagagggagaagaagagacgtatgtgactgatataaaggcagaagatacagagggagaagaagagacgtatgtgaggggtgatcaacagtgtaaggaggaggaaatccctacagatatcagcacag atggacacacaagcaggaatatctcagaaggacatcttatgttatccccggattgtgacataaaagataatgacagtagacaggattctccaggagataaccccattatcccaattatacatccagctctatcagctgatccccctgatcctgggaaatgttctcctgatcactctgatattggtgcatctgttacagctctgacagtagatacagtgtttccctgttctatagatgccaaatgttttacacagaaaacaaagcttattacccatcatccagctaaggcaggtgagaggccatttccatgttctgagtgtgggaaatgttttacatacaaatcagctcttgttacacatcagagaaggcacacaggtgagaaaccatttctatgttctgagtgtggaaaatgttttttaagtaaagcacatctagtttcacatcaggaaactcacacaggtgagaagccatttccatgttctgagtgtggaaatttttttacacataaatcagctcttgttatacatcaaagaactcacacaggtgagaggccatttccatgttctgagtgtgggaaatgttttgcacagaaatcaaatctttttacacatcagagaactcacacaggtgagaaactaattccatgttctgagtgtgggaaatgttttacccgaaaatcagaacttgttacacatcatcgaagtcacacaggtgagaaaccatttccatgttctgagtgtggaaaatgtttcacagggaaatcagctcttgttagacatcaaagaactcacacaggtgagagtccatttctatgttctgagtgtcagaaatgttttgcacagaaatcagatcttgttgcacatcaaagaagtcacacaggtgagagtccatttctatgttctgagtgtcagaaatgttttgcacagaaatcagatcttgttgcacatcaaagaagtcacacaggtgagaggccatttccatgctctgagtgtgggaaatgttttatacagaaatcaaatctttttacacatcagagaactcatacaggtgagaaaccatttccatgctctgagtgtgggaaatgttttacccgaaaatcaaaacttgttatacatcatcgaagtcacacaggtgagaaaccatttccatgttctgagtgtggagaaTGTTTCAcagggaaatcagctcttgttagacatcaaagaactcacacatgtgagaaaccatttccatgttctgagtgtgagaagtaA